ATTACAAATAGAGGGCGACGTAAATCTGCCATGCACTGGAATTGTTTACTGCTTCTTAAAGCCAGCATTTGTCCGGGCACTAACATGCCCACCATCATCAGCAACAAAAGGCTAAAGGCTGAACCTATATAAAGCACAAAGGAGACATTAAAAAAATACAGGACTGCACCTAACAATAGCACCACGATAGTCAATAGACCAAGCCACTTCACATAGCGCGCCGGCAACAGCATCACCAACATCAAGCGCCAATATTGATTAAAGGTTATTGAGGTACTCATGGGTTTAACTCCAGAAAAATATCTTCCAGACTTAAATATTCCACCCGCACTTGCGCGGAAAAATCCTGTGCAAGCTGCTGCTCCATGTCGAGCTGCCAGTGCTCAAGGATGAGCTGGGCTTGATTGCCGCTATTTTTTTGTTTGATTAGATACGGCCAAGTAATTTTTTGGGTGAATGGGTGATCAGACATCAACGTAACACGCACAACGCTTTCCTTCAGTTCATCCAAACCACCTTGATACACCAGCACGCCATCACGCAACATCCACACCTGATTGGCCACACGCTCTACGTCACTCACAATATGGGTGGAGAAAATCACCGCGCGGTTTTCATCGGCAGCTATATCCACCAACTGTTGTAAAAACTGGCGGCGGGCGATGGGATCAAGGCTGGCGACCGGTTCGTCCAGAATCAATAATTCCGGCTCATGGGCGAGCGCTAGCAGAATGGATAATTTTTGCCGCTGCCCCACCGACATTTTTCCCGTGTGCATATCCATAGGAATTAACCATTCCGCAATTAATTTATCCACCAGCGGTTGATTCCAATGGGTGCGGAAACTTTTGAATAACTTCAGGTGATCCTTGCCGGTTAAACTGGGCAGCAACTCATCCTGCTGGGGCACAAAACCAATGCGCTGTTTTATGTCGCCACTGATTTCCGTTGCATTGATGTTCCATAAAGTTGCTTCACCGTCCGAGGGAAAACCAAATCCCAAAATGGTTTCCAACAAGGTGGTTTTACCCGCGCCGTTTTTACCTAACAACGCAATGACTTGCCCCGGTAATACCTCGGCAGTAATCCCTTTAAGAATGGTGACACCTGGAAATTGGCGCTCTAGGTTATTCAGGGAAATATAGCTGGACATAAAAGCTCCCTCTTTATTGTTTTAGTGTTTTTGCTGGTAAGGTTTGATGTGATAACCGCGCTTTTTCAGCTGCGCGAGCAAGCCGTCTTTGCTGCTGAGATGTAAACTGCCCACCAGCACCAGTTCCACATCCGCTGTTGCAAACATAGCTTCTATTTTGGGTAGCCAAGCCTGGTTGCGATCAATCAGTAAATGCTGGTACACCTCGGGCGCTTCGCGGCGCATGTCGGCGGACATTTCGCGATCCAGTTTTTCCAATTCGCCGCGACGCCAATGTACCAGCGCTTTTTCAAGCACGCGCTCCATTTTGTGTAGATCGCGCAGAGTGGATTTAATCACCATGTTTGCATCTATATCGGCCAGCAACGCGAGCTGTTTTAATACTTCATCGCCCGTTTCCAGCTCCATAACCGGTTTATTATCGGTTTTTGCTTTTTGCAGAAAGTAGGCATCCACACCCTCTGCCGCGCCAAACCCCAAGCGCTGCATTTCAACTACCGAGAGAGACAGGCTGACAAACATGGCTTTGAAGGCGGTCATTTGTGCGAGGGGATATTGGCGCGCGGCCGCAAAGGTTTGCAGCTCTTGCCAGAGTTTGGGCTGTAAATCTTGCGCCAGTGTTTTTCCGCCGGAATACATAAATGCTTTTGCCATTTTCTGGCCAAACTCGGGCGAGGCGGCATTATCCAGATTGGTTTCAAGCACCAGACTATCGGCGGCGCTATAGGCTTGCTCGTATTCAACAGGCAGCGGGTAATCACTGCTGCGCAACAAATGAATGGTGCCGCCCAAATAGATTTTTTGGTCACCCTTGGTGATTTCGTACAGGCTGGTTTCGGCATACACACTGAGGCTGGCGACCAGCCCCAAGACCACCACCGCCCCCTGTTTTAACCAATAACGATAAATAGACATTGAACTCTCCTTGCAGATGTATTGTTCATGAAATTATGTGTATCACTACACTAATACACAAAACACAACACCACAAGTTCAATCAAAAATTTATTTCCTCGGGTGCAAAAAAAAACGCCCGGACGAATCCGGGCGTTTTTTGGCAAAAGCTCTTGTTTGAGTTAAAGAGGGTCAGCCAAGCCGTCCAAACCGATTACACCTAATGGTGTGGTCAGGTTTAGTCCATCACGCGCGACGGCGGTGTATACCATGCCGTTTGCAAAGGTCAGGCTGGCTTTTATGGCTTCGGTTTTGGTACCGGTTGGAGTGATGATGACATCGTAGTCACCCCCAGCCAGCGATACATAACCAGTATCCGCCTTGAAAGGTACCGCAGCAAACGCGGGAGTCTCATTGGTAATCGAGGTGCCAGTCGCGACAACATAAATATCCACCGCACCGGCCAGGGATGAGCCATGTACCAAGCGCACTTTGGCTTCGGTCGCGACTTTACGGTTGTTGTCAGTGAGCAGCAGCGGCTCTATATCCGCCAGAGCACCGACGGCCAACAAAGTGTATTCAGTGCTATTTGCCAGTGGCACATCGGCATTAATCACTACTGGCGTCGTCACACCGGTTGGTACCACTTTGAAATTGTAGGTCGCCGCTGGCAGATTCAGGTAGTCGGTAAATAGGGGGAACGCCAGGTTAGCTACTGCTGGAGTAGCACCATCGTTAGCCAGGATATCCACCGCAGGTGCATCGGCAGAAGCGTGTACCACACGGATATTGGCACCGGCAGCCGCATCACTCAATACCGCCACATTGCTACCATCCACCACGATTAATTGAATGGGCGATGAGCCGGTACCCACGTTGGGCACAGCGCCAATCAACAGGTCTTTGCCACTGCTGAGGGCGACGGAACCTGAATCAAACACCACTGTGTTGTCGGGCAGGGTTACACGGATTTGGTAAGTACCCGCAGGGACTTCTACCGGACCAAGGGTTTCTTTGAACTCAAAGCTGCCCAAAACGGTAGCATCACTCAAGGCGGCGCCCGGTGCAGTCACATGCACACGCACTTCAGGCGCAGCGGCAGCAAGGTGAGCAACACGTACACGCACATTGTTGCCGTTAGCCAGTTTGCCCATGTCGCTCAACAGCAGTGGCTCGATGTTAGCAACACTGTTGACAGCCAGTACGTCGTAGCGGGTATTGGCATCAAAGGTCAGATCCACAGGACCAATCACCGTAGCATTACCGCCGGGGATAATGCCTTCCACCGCGATGTTGTAGGTGTCGGCATCCAACTCAAGGAAACCGGTGGTTTGTTGGTAATCCAGATTGGAAGCAGCCACGGCACCATCAACCCAGAGATTCACCTTGGGCGCATTTGCTGAGGCGTGAATCACGCGCACATGGGTTTTGTTTGGAGCCAAACCATCCAGACCAATCACGCCCAGCGCAGCGGTCAAGCCAGCACCATCGCGGGCGATAGCGGTATAAACACCACCATTTTCCAAGGCAACAGGTGCCTTGATAGCTTCGGTTTTGGTACCGGTTGGGGTGATGATCACATCGTATTCACCCGCTGCCAAACTCACATAACCGGTTTGCGCCTTGAAGGGGATATTGCTGAACGCGGGGGATGCGTTGGCAATACCTGCACCGGCAGCGACAACATAGATATCCACATTGCTAGCCAACGTAGAGCCATGCACCAAGCGCACTTTGGCTTCGGTGGCGACAGAGCGATTGTTGTCGGTCAACACCAGCGGCTCAATGGTCGCCAGGGTGCCCACCGCCAGAATGCTGTAGGCGCTGCCATTGGCCAGAGGCACATCGGCATCGATCACTACAGGTGTAGTCAGCGCGTTGGGGGTCACTTTGAAGTTGTAGGTTGCGGCAGGCAGGTTCACATAACCTGTCGCTTCAGGGAACGCGAGGTTGGCGATCGCCGGGGTTGCGCCGTCGTTCACTGTCACATCTACTGCGGGAGCATCGGCTGTTGCATGTACAACACGAACATCAGCTCCTGCATTCTTGTCGTTCAGTATGGCAACCGCATTGCCATCCAATACCGCCAGACTAATGGGCGATGAACCAGTACCCACATTGGGCACAGCGCCAACAAGCAAGTCTTTACCGGCTGCCAGTTCAACGGCACCCGAGTCATAAACCACCGTATTGTCTGCAAGGGTGACGCGGATTTGATAGGTACCAGCCGCGACTTCGACAGGGCCGAGGGTTTCTTTAAAGGCAAAGGTGCCCAAGGGTGCTGCACCGGCCAGGTCTGCATCGGGCGCGGTGACATACACATTCACTTCGGGCGCTGCCGCCGCCAGGTGAGCCACACGCACACGCACTTTGGTGCTATCGCTAAGGCTGCCGGTGTCGGCCAGAACCAGCGGCTCAATGTCCGCAACGGGGCCAACGGCAATAACGTCATAGGCTGTCTTGCCAGCCAGGGTTAAGTTAACTGGGCCGATGACCACGGCATTGCCACCGGGGATTACACCCTCTACAGCGATCTTATAGGTGCCTTCGTCCAATGCCAGCACACCGGTGGACTGCTGGTAATCCAGACCAGATACCGCTTCGGCATCATTCACCCACAGGTTTACTTTGGG
The nucleotide sequence above comes from Cellvibrio sp. PSBB023. Encoded proteins:
- a CDS encoding ABC transporter ATP-binding protein — encoded protein: MSSYISLNNLERQFPGVTILKGITAEVLPGQVIALLGKNGAGKTTLLETILGFGFPSDGEATLWNINATEISGDIKQRIGFVPQQDELLPSLTGKDHLKLFKSFRTHWNQPLVDKLIAEWLIPMDMHTGKMSVGQRQKLSILLALAHEPELLILDEPVASLDPIARRQFLQQLVDIAADENRAVIFSTHIVSDVERVANQVWMLRDGVLVYQGGLDELKESVVRVTLMSDHPFTQKITWPYLIKQKNSGNQAQLILEHWQLDMEQQLAQDFSAQVRVEYLSLEDIFLELNP
- a CDS encoding TraB/GumN family protein codes for the protein MSIYRYWLKQGAVVVLGLVASLSVYAETSLYEITKGDQKIYLGGTIHLLRSSDYPLPVEYEQAYSAADSLVLETNLDNAASPEFGQKMAKAFMYSGGKTLAQDLQPKLWQELQTFAAARQYPLAQMTAFKAMFVSLSLSVVEMQRLGFGAAEGVDAYFLQKAKTDNKPVMELETGDEVLKQLALLADIDANMVIKSTLRDLHKMERVLEKALVHWRRGELEKLDREMSADMRREAPEVYQHLLIDRNQAWLPKIEAMFATADVELVLVGSLHLSSKDGLLAQLKKRGYHIKPYQQKH
- a CDS encoding DUF4397 domain-containing protein; translation: MKSIRGITSLAKGVGLALLSLVLVACGGDGNKKNVSVAVSPAAVTVKVGMTQNFVASVTGTNNSSVTWSVTEANGGTITGTGVYTAPATPGTYHVTATSVSDNSKKASATVTVVPLDKTSVRVFHGSADAPKVNLWVNDAEAVSGLDYQQSTGVLALDEGTYKIAVEGVIPGGNAVVIGPVNLTLAGKTAYDVIAVGPVADIEPLVLADTGSLSDSTKVRVRVAHLAAAAPEVNVYVTAPDADLAGAAPLGTFAFKETLGPVEVAAGTYQIRVTLADNTVVYDSGAVELAAGKDLLVGAVPNVGTGSSPISLAVLDGNAVAILNDKNAGADVRVVHATADAPAVDVTVNDGATPAIANLAFPEATGYVNLPAATYNFKVTPNALTTPVVIDADVPLANGSAYSILAVGTLATIEPLVLTDNNRSVATEAKVRLVHGSTLASNVDIYVVAAGAGIANASPAFSNIPFKAQTGYVSLAAGEYDVIITPTGTKTEAIKAPVALENGGVYTAIARDGAGLTAALGVIGLDGLAPNKTHVRVIHASANAPKVNLWVDGAVAASNLDYQQTTGFLELDADTYNIAVEGIIPGGNATVIGPVDLTFDANTRYDVLAVNSVANIEPLLLSDMGKLANGNNVRVRVAHLAAAAPEVRVHVTAPGAALSDATVLGSFEFKETLGPVEVPAGTYQIRVTLPDNTVVFDSGSVALSSGKDLLIGAVPNVGTGSSPIQLIVVDGSNVAVLSDAAAGANIRVVHASADAPAVDILANDGATPAVANLAFPLFTDYLNLPAATYNFKVVPTGVTTPVVINADVPLANSTEYTLLAVGALADIEPLLLTDNNRKVATEAKVRLVHGSSLAGAVDIYVVATGTSITNETPAFAAVPFKADTGYVSLAGGDYDVIITPTGTKTEAIKASLTFANGMVYTAVARDGLNLTTPLGVIGLDGLADPL